From Etheostoma cragini isolate CJK2018 chromosome 17, CSU_Ecrag_1.0, whole genome shotgun sequence, one genomic window encodes:
- the LOC117960611 gene encoding rab11 family-interacting protein 2 has translation MMSLGEQSQKWFPTHVQATVLQATGLQPKGKNGTNDAYTIIQLGKEKYSTSVAEKTLTPVWKEEASFELPGLLLEGNPEIYELCLIVMHRSLVGMDKFLGQRSINLNEIFDNKQRKKTDWHSLESKPGKKRKDRGRIQVSIQFIRNNMTASMFDLSMKEKPRSPFSKLKDKMKGRKHDGTFSDTSSAILPRSAMCDSEPNRQSLAPEPQPQPETKVKRPLLTGAHKLSAAHSMSDLIGTHFRPKLDSINSIEERGGPHRRSQSEVPGYQDGEAHSDPFTDISDTLPQKYATLPRNRNPFEGEHGQLWDRAERKEKKEKVSLLERVTGKKEGRKTNNGGHSGSSGDLRSPNPFSGDSQADTNPFISKARDKKFTGNEDLTFGQQRKDIHGKKKEVKRESMAAYSNLSFEEVVQELIKQKEVVKKKDAHIRELEDYIDNLLVRVMEETPSILRTPYEPKKKAGKLSKK, from the exons ATGATGTCACTGGGCGAGCAGTCTCAAAAGTGGTTTCCAACCCATGTCCAAGCCACTGTTCTTCAAGCAACCGGTTTACAGCCAAAGGGCAAAAATGGCACCAATGATGCCTACACTATCATCCAGCTGGGCAAAGAAAAGTACTCGACATCGGTGGCAGAGAAGACACTTACCCCTGTCTGGAAAGAGGAAGCCTCCTTTGAATTACCTGGTTTACTTTTGGAGGGCAACCCAGAGATATATGAACTCTGCCTTATAGTGATGCATCGGTCCTTGGTTGGGATGGATAAGTTCCTGGGTCAAAGGTCCATCAACCTTAATGAAATCTTTGATAACAAGCAAAGGAAGAAAACTGA CTGGCATTCCCTGGAGTCCAAGCCggggaagaagaggaaagaccGAGGCCGCATTCAAGTAAGCATCCAGTTCATAAGGAACAACATGACGGCCAGCATGTTTGACCTCTCCATGAAGGAAAAGCCCCGCTCGCCTTTTTCCAAACTGAAGGACAAAATGAAGGGTCGCAAACATGACGGCACCTTTAGCGACACATCGTCCGCCATCCTGCCTCGCTCTGCTATGTGCGACTCAGAGCCTAACCGTCAGTCCTTGGCCCCAGAACCACAACCCCAGCCCGAAACAAAGGTTAAGAGACCACTACTCACTGGGGCCCATAAACTCTCTGCAGCCCATTCTATGTCCGATCTCATTGGGACTCACTTTCGGCCCAAACTGGATTCCATAAACTCCATTGAAGAGCGTG GCGGCCCTCACAGGCGTTCCCAGAGCGAGGTGCCAGGCTACCAGGACGGCGAGGCACACAGTGACCCTTTCACTGATATCAGTGACACCCTGCCACAGAAGTATGCCACGCTCCCACGCAACCGCAACCCATTTGAGGGGGAGCACGGGCAGCTGTGGGACCGGGCAGAGCggaaggagaaaaaggagaaggtCAGCCTACTGGAACGCGTgacaggaaagaaggaaggccGCAAGACCAACAACGGTGGCCATTCGGGCAGCTCTGGAGATCTGCGTTCCCCCAACCCCTTTAGTGGAGACTCGCAAGCAGACACTAACCCGTTTATCTCCAAAGCCAg GGATAAAAAGTTCACAGGAAATGAAGACCTCACATTCGGCCAACAGAGGAAGGACATCCATGGCAAGAAAAAG GAGGTAAAACGGGAAAGCATGGCCGCCTACAGCAACTTGTCCTTTGAGGAAGTTGTGCAGGAACTCATCAAGCAGAAAGAAGTAGTGAAGAAGAAAGATGCCCACATCAGGGAGCTGGAAGACTACATTGATAACCTACTTGTGCGCGTCATGGAGGAGACGCCGAGCATTCTACGGACACCGTATGAGCCAAAGAAGAAGGCGGGTAAACTTTCTAAAAAGTAG